Below is a genomic region from Burkholderia pseudomultivorans.
GTCGAGCTTCGCGCGTTCGAGCGCGGCCGCGACCACGTGGCCGCCGAGCGTCGCGCCATGCGTCATGTTGAATGCGCCGCGCCACGATTTCGCGAGCGGCGTGCGTGCGGTCGAAACGATTACGGCTTCGGTCATGCGAGTCTCCTTCGGTCCTGCTTCATGTCCTGAATCGAACGGGAATGCGCTACGCCGTCGGGCGCGCGCCCGCGGACGTCACATGCGCGACGCCCGCCGCCTGCATCTGCTGCCATGCGTGCGCGAGCGACCCGTTGAGGTCGATCGCCCGGCACGCATCGTTGATTACCGCGGCCTCGAAGCCCGCCGCGCGCGCGTCGAGCGCCGACCAGGCGACGCAATAGTCGGTCGCGAGCCCGCAGCACCACACGCGCTTCGCGCCGATCTCGCGCAGATAGCCGGCAAGCCCGGTGCGCGTCGTGCGGTCGGCTTCGACGAACGCGGAATAGCTGTCGACCTGCGCGTCGCAGCCCTTGCGGATCACGAGTTGCGCATGCGGAATGTCGAGGTCGCGATGCAGCGCCGCGCCGTCGGTGTCCTGCACGCAGTGCACGGGCCACAGCACCTGTTCGCCGTACGGCAGCGCGACCGTCGAGAACGGCTCGCGCCCCGGATGGTTCGCCGCGAACGACACGTGGTCGCGCGGATGCCAGTCCTGCGTCACCACGACCCGGTCGAAGCGCCGCGCGAGCGCGTTGATCACGGGCACGACCGCGTCGCCGTCCGCCACCGCGAGCGCGCCGCCCGGCATGAAGTCGTACTGCACGTCGATCACGAGCAGCACGTCGTCGGTGCGTTTCATTGCGTGTCTCCTTGCAAGGCCGGTTGCGCGATCGCGCGACCGGCGTCAGCCGTTGAACCCGCGCCCGGCCTTCGCGAGCTCGGCGATCGACGGCGCGAGCTGCCACGCGTCGCCGTTCGGCGCAGCCGCATAGCGGCGAATCGCGCGCTCGACGTTGTACAGGCCGACCATGTCGGCGTACAGCATCGGGCCGCCTCGCCACAGCGGAAAGCCATAGCCGGTCAGATAAACCATGTCGATGTCGGACGCCTTCGACGCGATCTTCTCCTCGAGGATCTTCGCGCCTTCGTTGACGAGCGCGAACACGAGCCGCTCGACGATCTCGTCGTCGCCGATCCTGCGCCGCTCGATGCCGCGCTCCTGCGAATACGCGACGACCATTTCGTCCACCAGCGCCGACGGCCTGGCCTTGCGGTCGCCCGGCACGTAGTCGTACCAGCCGGCGCCCGTCTTCTGGCCGAAGCGACCCTGCTCGCACAGCCGGTCGGCGATCTTCGAATAATGGAGGTCGGGCTTCTCGACATAGCGGCGCTTGCGGATCGCCCAGCCGATGTCGTTGCCCGCGAGGTCGCTCATCCGGAACGGGCCCATCGCGAAACCGAACTTCTCGATCGCGCGATCGACCTGCGCGGGCAGCGCGCCTTCCTCGAGCATGAACAGCGCCTGGCGGATGTACTGCTCGATCATCCGGTTGCCGATGAAGCCGTCGCACACGCCGGACACGACCGCCGTCTTGCGGATCTTCTTCGCGACCGCCATCACGGTCGCGAGCACGTCCTTCGCGGTCTGCGCGCCGCGCACGACTTCGAGCAGCTTCATCACGTTCGCCGGGCTGAAGAAATGCATGCCGACCACGTCCTGCGGACGCTTCGTGAACGCGGCGATCTTGTCGACGTCGAGCGTCGACGTGTTCGACGCGAGGATCGCGCCGCGCTTCGCGACTTCATCGAGCTTGCGGAACACCTGCTCCTTCACGCCGAGTTCCTCGAACACGGCCTCGATGATCAGGTCCGCGTCCTTCAGGTCGTCGTAGGACAGCGTCGGCGCAATCAGCGCCATGCGCGCATCGAGCTTCTCCTGCGTGAGCTTGCCCTTCTTCACCTGCGCGTCGTAGTTCTTGCGGATCGTCGCCAGCCCGCGGTCGAGCGCGTCCTGCTTCGTTTCGAGCAGCGTGACGGGCAGCCCCGCGTTGACGAAGTTCATCGCGATCCCGCCGCCCATCGTGCCCGCGCCGATCACCGCGACGCGGCGGATCTCGCGCAGCGGCGTATCGGCCGGCACGTCGGGAATCTTGCTCGCCGCGCGCTCGCCGAAGAACGCGTGCCGCAGCGCGCGGCTTTCCGGCGTCATCATCAGCGCGACGAAGCCCTCGCGCTCCGCGATGCTGCCCTTGTCGAAACCGTTCAGCACGCCCGCCTCGATCGCGTCGATGCACTTGTGCGGCGCGGGGAAATTCGGCGCGGCGGCCTTCGCGGAATTGCGCGCGAACTGGATGAAACCCGCGGCATTCTCGTGCACGATCTTGCGGTCGCGCACACGCGGATGCAGCCCCGGCTGCGCGCCGACCTTGCGCGCGAACGCGACGGCCGCGTCGAGCAGCTCGCCGTCGACCATCTCGTCGAACAGCCCGCTTTTCGCGAGCTGCTCCGATGGCACCGGCGCGCCCGACACGATCATGTTCAGGGCCGTTTCGAGCCCGACCGCGCGCGGCAGGCGCTGCGTGCCGCCCGCCCCCGGCAGCAGCCCGAGCTTCACCTCGGGCAGCGCGACCTGCGCGCCGGGCGCCGCGACGCGATAGTGCGCGCCGAGCGCGAGTTCGAGGCCGCCGCCCATCACGACGCTGTGCAGCGCCGCGACGACCGGCTTCGCGCTGGCTTCCACCGCGCGGATCACGGTATGCAGCGTCGGCTCCTGCAGCGCCTTCGGCGTATTGAATTCGGTGATGTCGGCGCCGCCCGAGAACGCACGGCCCGCGCCCGTCAGCACGATCGCCGTGACCGACGGATCCTGCGCGGCGCGATCGAGCGCGTCCATGACGCCCAGCCGCGTCGACAGGTCGAGCCCGTTGACGGGCGGATTGTTGAGCGTGATGACGGCCACGCCGTCGCGAGTCGAGTAATCCACTGCCATCTGCCTGCCTCCATGCATCGCGCGCCGGGGTGGCTGCGCTTCATTGTGCGCGGTCGAACGGCCGCATGTCCGGATCGAACGGAGGCAGCATACAACGAAAAAGCACGGTCGTTCAATTTGATTTTTTCCCGATCCGGGGGCCGGATCGGGCGACCGCGCGCAGCGCAAACCGGCGCTACGACTCGCAGACCGCGGTCGGCAGCACGTAGTCGCGGAAGGTCTCGCGCAGCTTCAGCTTCTGCAGCTTGCCGGTCGCGGTGTGCGGCAGCGATTCGACGAACACGACATCGTCCGGAATCCACCATTTCGCGACCTTGCCTTCGTAGAACGCGAGCAGCGCCTCGCGGCTCAGGTTCGCGCCGTCGCGCGGCACCACGACGAGCAGCGGGCGCTCGGTCCATTTCGGGTGCGCGCACGCGATGCACGCGGCCTCGGCGACGCCCGGATGCGCGATCGCGACGTTCTCGATATCGATCGAGCTGATCCATTCGCCACCCGACTTGATCACGTCCTTGCTGCGGTCGGTAATCTGCAGGAAGCCGTCGGGGTCGATCGTCGCGACGTCGCCGGTCGGGAACCAGCCGTCCGCGAGCGGCGATTCGTCGCTGCGGAAGTAGTGGTCGATCACCCACGGCCCACGCACCTGCAGCTCGCCGAACGCGACGCCGTCCCACGGCAGCTCGCGCCCGTCCTCGCCGACGATCCGCATGTCGACGCCGCAGATCACGCGCCCCTGTTTCTCGAGCAGCCGGCGCTGCGCGTCGAGCGGACGCTGCGACTGTGCCCAGTTCAGCTTCGCGAGCGTGCCGAGCGGCGACAGCTCGGTCATTCCCCACGCATGGATCACGCGCACGCCGTATTCGTCCTCGAACGTGCGCAGCATCGCGGGCGGGCACGCGGAGCCGCCGATCACCGTGCGGTTCAGCGTCGAAAAGCGCACGCCGGCCTCGCGCATGTAGTTCAGCAGCCCGAGCCACACGGTCGGCACGCCCGCGGAGAACGTCACGCGCTCGGCCTCCATCAGTTCATAGAGCGACTTCCCGTCGAGATCCTTGCCGGGCAGCACCAGCTTGCCGCCGGTCAGCGGCACCGCATACGGCAGCCCCCACGCGTTGACGTGGAACATCGGCACCACCGGCAGCACCGCGTCCATCGCGGACAGGTTCATCGCATCGGGCAGCGCGGCGCCGTAGGCATGCAGCACCGTCGAGCGATGCGAGTACAGCACGCCCTTCGGATTGCCGGTCGTGCCCGACGTGTAGCAAAGCCCCGACGCCTGCTGCTCGTCGAGGCGCGGCCAGTCGTAGCGGCCGTCCTCGGCGTCGACGAGCGTTTCGTAGCACAGGGTCGGCGTCGCGCCCGACGGCAGGTGCGCGGCATCGGTCATCGCGATCCAGCCCTTCACCTGCGGGCACTGCGGCGCGATCTGGTCGACCAGCGGCGCGAAATTCAGGTCGAACAGCACGTAGCGGTCTTCCGCGTGATTGACGATGTACGCGATCTGCTCGGGAAACAGCCGCGGGTTGATCGTGTGGCACACGGCGCCCATCCCGCCGATCGCGTAATACGCTTCGAGATGGCGGTAGCCGTTCCAGGCCAGCGTGCCGACGCGGTCGCCGGATGCGACGCCGAGCCGCGCGAGCGCCTGGGCGAGCTGCTTCGCGCGGCGTTCGCAATCGCGATATGTATAGCGGTGCAGGTCGCCCTCCACGCGCTTCGACACGATCTCCGTGTCGCCCGCGTGACGCGCGGCATGCGCGATCAGCGAGGACACCAGCAGCGGCATGTCCATCATCTGGCCCAGCAACGGCTTACCCATCGTCTTGTTCTCCCTGAAGGACGCGAATCGGTGAACAGCCTCGAACCGGCGGCGCCCGTCGACGGCCCGGACGGGCCCGGCGCTGCGCGCGCGGGCCGCCATGCGGGCGGCGCGGCGCCGCCTTACAATATCGGCTTACCCAGAGGCGCTCAACATGTCGTTTTCCCGAAGCGCAGCCGACCCGGCTGACACCCTGCCCGACCTCGCCGCCACGCTCGGCGCGCCCGCCGACGACGCGTTCGTCCGGCTCGGCGACGCGTTTCATACGCGCCTGCCGGCCGCGCCGCTGCCCGCGCCGTACGTGGTCGGCTTTTCCGACGAAGTCGCGCGGCTGCTCGGCCTGCCCGCGTCGCTCGCCGCGCAGCCCGGCTTCGCCGAGCTGTTCGCCGGCAATCCGACGCGCGACTGGCCCGCGCACGCGCTGCCGTATGCATCGGTGTACTCGGGCCACCAGTTCGGCGTATGGGCCGGCCAGCTCGGCGACGGCCGCGCGCTGACGGTCGGCGAGCTGGCCGGCGCCGACGGCCGCCGCTACGAGCTGCAGCTGAAGGGCGGCGGGCGCACGCCGTATTCGCGCATGGGCGACGGCCGCGCGGTGCTGCGCTCGTCGATCCGCGAATTCCTCTGCTCGGAAGCGATGCATCACCTCGGCATTCCGACCACGCGCGCGCTGACGGTGATCGGCTCGGACCAGCCGGTGATCCGCGAGGAAATCGAGACGTCGGCCGTCGTCACGCGCGTGTCCGAAAGCTTCGTGCGCTTCGGCCACTTCGAGCACTTCTTCTCGAACGATCGCCCCGACCTGCTGCGCCAGCTCGCCGATCACGTGATCGACCGCTTCTATCCCGACTGCCGCGACGCCGACGATCCATATCTCGCGCTGCTCGAAGCCGCGACGCTGCGCACGGCCGACCTCGTCGCGCAATGGCAGGCCGTCGGCTTCTGCCACGGCGTGATGAACACCGACAACATGTCGATCCTCGGCCTGACGATCGACTACGGCCCGTTCGGCTTCGTCGACGCGTTCGACGCGAACCACATCTGCAACCACTCGGACACGAGCGGCCGCTACGCGTACCGGATGCAGCCGCGCATCGCGCACTGGAACTGCTACTGCCTCGCGCAGGCGCTGCTGCCGCTGATCGGGTTGCAGCACGGCATCGCCGACGACGATGCGCGCGCCGAACGCGCGGTCGAGGACGCGCAGGCCGTGCTCGCGAAATTCCCGGAGCGTTTCGGCCCCGCGCTCGAACGCGCGATGCGCGCGAAGCTCGGCCTCGAACTCGAACGCGAGAACGACGCGGCGCTCGCGAACCAGCTGCTCGAGACGATGCATGCGAGCCGCGCGGACTTCACGCTGACGTTCCGCCGCCTCGCGCAGCTGTCGAAGCACGACGCGAGCCGCGACGCGCCGGTGCGCGACCTGTTCATCGATCGCGAGGCGTTCGATGCCTGGGCGAACCTCTACCGCGCGCGGCTGTCCGACGAAACGCGCGACGACGCCGCACGCGCCGCCGCGATGAATCGCGTGAACCCGAAGTACGTATTGCGCAACCATCTGGCCGAAGTCGCGATCCGGCGCGCGAAGGAAAAGGATTTTTCCGAAGTCGAGCGGCTCGCGCAGGTGCTGCGCCGCCCGTTCGACGAACAGCCGGAGCACGAATCGTACGCAGCGCTGCCGCCCGACTGGGCCGGCTCGCTCGAAGTGAGCTGCTCGTCGTAACCCGCGCATATCGACCGACCGATCAGGAGAACCCCACATGTCCCACGATTCCGACGACAAGACCTTCCCTTACCGGAAGGACGACGCCGAGCTGCGCCGCCGCCTCACGCCGCTGCAGTACGAGGTCACGCAGCATGCGGCGACCGAGCGTGCCTTCACCGGCGAATACACCGACACCGAAGACGCCGGCATCTACCGCTGCGTCGTCTGCAGCACGCCGCTGTTCGAGTCGGGCGCGAAATTCCACTCGGGCTGCGGCTGGCCCAGCTACTTCAAGCCGCTGAACGGCGAGGTGATCGACGAGCGCATCGACCGCTCGCACGGGATGGTGCGCGTCGAGGTCCGCTGCAACCATTGCGGCGCGCATCTCGGCCACGTGTTCGAGGACGGCCCGCGCGACAAGACCGGTTTGCGGTACTGCATCAATTCGGCTGCGTTAAACTTCGAGTCCCGACCCGAAAACGAATGAGCGGCGCCGGGCGGATCGGCGAGGCGACCCTCGCGGGGCGACCTTTCGCGGCGCGGCCCGCGCGGCTTGCCGCGATCCGCCCCGGCGGCGCCCGGCGGGTCCCTACAACGGTGAAAGGCCGGCCTTTCACGCAGCTGCGAGCGCCATGAAATTCCTGTTCGATCTGTTTCCGATCATCCTGTTTTTCGCCGCCTTCAAGGTCTGGGGCATCTTCACCGCCACCGCCGTCGCGATCGCCGCGACACTGGCCCAGGTCGCCTGGGTCGCCTTCCGGCACCGGAAGGTCGACACGATGCTGTGGGTCAGCCTCGGCGTGATCGTCGTCTTCGGTGGCGCCACCCTCGTCCTGCACGACGAGAAATTCATTCAATGGAAACCGACTGTGCTGTACTGGCTGTTTGCGATCGGGCTGCTCGCCGCGCGCTATGCGTTCGGCAACAACCTGATCGAGAAGATGATGGGCAAGCAGCTGACGCTGCCGCATCCCGTGTGGGACAAGCTCAACGTTGCGTGGGCGCTGTTCTTCGCCGTGCTCGGCGTGGCGAACCTGTACGTGGTGCACAACTTCACCGAATCGCAATGGGTGAACTTCAAGCTGTTCGGCACGACGGGCGCGATGGTGGTGTTCATCATCCTGCAGAGCCTGTGGCTCACGAAGTACCTGAAGGACGAATGACATGACGGACGCTTTTCTCGATGCATCGCCCGACGCGCGCATCGCGCTGATCGAGGCGCGCCTGACCGCCGCGCTGTCGCCCGCCTCGCTCGCGGTGCGCGACGACAGCGCGCAGCACGCGGGCCACGCCGGCGCCGCGGCAGGCGGCCACTACACGGTCACGATCGTGTCGGCCGCGTTCGCCGGCAAGCCGCGCGTCGCGCGGCACCGGCTGGTGTATGATGCGCTCGCCGATGCGATGCAGCGCGGCATTCACGCGCTCGCGATCGTGGCTTACACGCCCGAAGAATTCAACGAATCTTCCATCAAGTCTCATTAGGAATTCCCGATGATCCTGAAATCCCCCCGCCTGTGGGTCGCAGCGGCCGCGTTTGCCGCCGCGCCGGCCTTCGCCCAGAACATCGCCGTCGTCAACGGCACGCCGATCCCGAAGTCGCGCGCCGACGCGATGGTCGCGCAGCTCGTCCAGCAAGGCCAAACCGACAGCCCGCAACTGCAGCAGGCCGTGCGTCAGGAACTCGTGAACCGCGAAATCCTGATGCAGGAAGCGATTCGCCGCGGCATCCCGAACCGGGCCGACGTGAAGGCGCAGGTCGCCGTCGCACAGCAGACCGTCGTGCTGCGCGCGATGATCGAGGACTTCCTGAAGAAGAACCAGCCGACCGACGCCGAAGTGAAGGCGCGCTACGACGATCTCGTGAAGGGCGTCGGCGGCAACCGCGAATATCATCTGCACCACATCCTCGTCGACAACGAGCAGCAGGCGAAGGACCTGATCGCGAAGATCAAGGCCGGCGCGAAGTTCGAGGATCTGGCCAAGCAGTACTCGAAGGATCCGGGCTCGGGCAAGAACGGCGGCGACCTCGACTGGTCCGACCCGAAGGCGTACGTGCCGGAATTCGCGGCGGCCGCGCAGAAGCTGCAGAAGGGCCAGATGACCGACGAGCCGGTGAAGACGCAGTTCGGCTGGCACATCATCCGCGTCGACGACATTCGCGACGTCGCCCCGCCGCCGTTCGACCAGGTGAAGGCGCAGATCGCACAGCAGCTCGTGCAGCAGAAGCTGCAGGCGTTCGAGGAAGGCCTGCGCCAGCAGGCGAAGATCCAGTAACACCGGCGGCGAACATCGCCGGTGCCAGGGCCGCTCCTCGGAGCGGCCTTTTTCATTTCACGCGCCGCCGCGCTACGCCTCCACCGCGCCTGCCCGCCTCGGCCGCCCCGTCGCCAGCACCTTCGCGAAAAACGCCAGCACCGGCCGCTCGACCAGCCGGTAAGCGCCGGCGCCGAGCGCCGCGGCGAGCGCGATCCCGCCCGCGACGATCCAGTCCGCGCCGATCTGCTGGCCGGCACCGTGCTTGAGCGCCGTCGCAATGCCCGCCACGACGAAACCGTGTGTCAGGTAGATCGAATACGACGCGTCGCCGAGAAACACGAGGCCGCGCAAGCCGACCGGCCGCACGCTGTCGATCAGCACCGCGCCCAGCACCAGCATGAACGCGGGGCCGCCATAAAGCAGCGCGCGCGGCGCGTGGCCGACGAACAGTTCCATCGGCGGATTGCCGACCCCGTCCGCGCCGGCCAGTGCCGCGCCGAACAGGCCCAGCACCCCGGCGCCGGCCAGCAGCACGCCGGTGCGCAACGTCGCGGCGCGCGTCCAGCCTGCGCGAACATGCGCATACGCCATCGCCGCGACGATGCCGAGCAGGAATTCGACGATCAGCTGCGCGCAGGTCAGCGTCGTGACCGAGGTCGGCGCGTCGAGCAGATAGCTGGCCAGGCCGATCGTCAGGAACACGCCCGCGAGAAACGGCAGCAACAGGCGGCGCAGCCCCAGCGCGATGGCAGCGGCGAATGCGAGGTAAAAGTAGAACTCGTAGCCGAGCGTCCAGCCCTGTTCGAGAAACGGCCGCCAGACGCCGTCCTGGTTCGGCGCGGGCCACAGCAGGTACGAGCAGATCAGGTAATGCAGCGTCGGATGGTGTGTCTTCAGGACCGCGTGCATGCCCCACATCGCGACGAGCGCCGTGGTCCACAGCCAGTACAGCGGATAGATCCGCAGCGCCCGCCGCTGCAGGAAACGGCCGGCTGCCGCGCCGCCTGCGCTGTCGTGCCGGTGCGTGTGGAAGATGATGAAGCCGCTGATCACGAAGAACAGATCGACGCCCGCGTTGCCGATCGCAGCGAAATTGCGCGTATTGATCCACGCGGGTGCGTGATGATAGGTCGTCATCGCCGCCGCGAAATGCCAGAACGCCACCAGGAACGCCGCGACGGCCCGCAGGATCTGGATCGAATGCAGGTGCGCGTGCGCGCCGCGCGAACTGCCGCCGTTGCTGTCCGGTTTCATCGGGTTGCCTCCGTTCAAGCGAGCAGCGTAGCAACGACGGGCGGCCGATTCCGTGTGCCGGGTCACCGAAGGCGAACGAACGGAACGACGCGGACATAAAAAAACCGCTCCGAAGAGCGGCTTGCGAGGTGCAGCGCGGCGTGCATGCGTGACCGGCGCGCCAACCCGCTACACCGGATGGAACACGTCGTGGTAACGGACCGCGCCCGACGGCCGCGGCGCGGCCTCGTCGAACGACTGAGCGAGGAAATACCCGGGCGGCACGCCCGGAAACACGATGTCGCCGGACGGCGCGAACCCGAAACGCGCGTAGTACGCGGGCTCGCCGAGCACCACGCAGCCGCGCGCGCCGAGCCGGCGCAACGCGTCGAGCCCCGTGCGCACGAGCCCCGCGCCGACGCTGCGCCGCTGGCAATCGGGCGACACCGCGAGCGGCGCGAGCCCGTACCAGCGCTGCGCGCCGGCCGGCTCGCCGCCGATCGACACCGGCGAAAACGCGACGTGGCCGATCACGCGCCCGTCGCGTTCCGCGACGAGCGACACGCTCAATGCGTCGTCCGCGCGCAGCGTATCGACGATCCTTCGCTCGAACTGCCCGTGCTGCGGTTCGGCCGCGAACGCCGCGACGATCACGCGGGCGATCGCGTCGGCGTCACGCGGGCGCTCGTCGC
It encodes:
- the pncA gene encoding bifunctional nicotinamidase/pyrazinamidase — its product is MKRTDDVLLVIDVQYDFMPGGALAVADGDAVVPVINALARRFDRVVVTQDWHPRDHVSFAANHPGREPFSTVALPYGEQVLWPVHCVQDTDGAALHRDLDIPHAQLVIRKGCDAQVDSYSAFVEADRTTRTGLAGYLREIGAKRVWCCGLATDYCVAWSALDARAAGFEAAVINDACRAIDLNGSLAHAWQQMQAAGVAHVTSAGARPTA
- a CDS encoding 3-hydroxyacyl-CoA dehydrogenase NAD-binding domain-containing protein, which encodes MAVDYSTRDGVAVITLNNPPVNGLDLSTRLGVMDALDRAAQDPSVTAIVLTGAGRAFSGGADITEFNTPKALQEPTLHTVIRAVEASAKPVVAALHSVVMGGGLELALGAHYRVAAPGAQVALPEVKLGLLPGAGGTQRLPRAVGLETALNMIVSGAPVPSEQLAKSGLFDEMVDGELLDAAVAFARKVGAQPGLHPRVRDRKIVHENAAGFIQFARNSAKAAAPNFPAPHKCIDAIEAGVLNGFDKGSIAEREGFVALMMTPESRALRHAFFGERAASKIPDVPADTPLREIRRVAVIGAGTMGGGIAMNFVNAGLPVTLLETKQDALDRGLATIRKNYDAQVKKGKLTQEKLDARMALIAPTLSYDDLKDADLIIEAVFEELGVKEQVFRKLDEVAKRGAILASNTSTLDVDKIAAFTKRPQDVVGMHFFSPANVMKLLEVVRGAQTAKDVLATVMAVAKKIRKTAVVSGVCDGFIGNRMIEQYIRQALFMLEEGALPAQVDRAIEKFGFAMGPFRMSDLAGNDIGWAIRKRRYVEKPDLHYSKIADRLCEQGRFGQKTGAGWYDYVPGDRKARPSALVDEMVVAYSQERGIERRRIGDDEIVERLVFALVNEGAKILEEKIASKASDIDMVYLTGYGFPLWRGGPMLYADMVGLYNVERAIRRYAAAPNGDAWQLAPSIAELAKAGRGFNG
- a CDS encoding 3-(methylthio)propionyl-CoA ligase, which encodes MGKPLLGQMMDMPLLVSSLIAHAARHAGDTEIVSKRVEGDLHRYTYRDCERRAKQLAQALARLGVASGDRVGTLAWNGYRHLEAYYAIGGMGAVCHTINPRLFPEQIAYIVNHAEDRYVLFDLNFAPLVDQIAPQCPQVKGWIAMTDAAHLPSGATPTLCYETLVDAEDGRYDWPRLDEQQASGLCYTSGTTGNPKGVLYSHRSTVLHAYGAALPDAMNLSAMDAVLPVVPMFHVNAWGLPYAVPLTGGKLVLPGKDLDGKSLYELMEAERVTFSAGVPTVWLGLLNYMREAGVRFSTLNRTVIGGSACPPAMLRTFEDEYGVRVIHAWGMTELSPLGTLAKLNWAQSQRPLDAQRRLLEKQGRVICGVDMRIVGEDGRELPWDGVAFGELQVRGPWVIDHYFRSDESPLADGWFPTGDVATIDPDGFLQITDRSKDVIKSGGEWISSIDIENVAIAHPGVAEAACIACAHPKWTERPLLVVVPRDGANLSREALLAFYEGKVAKWWIPDDVVFVESLPHTATGKLQKLKLRETFRDYVLPTAVCES
- a CDS encoding protein adenylyltransferase SelO, coding for MSFSRSAADPADTLPDLAATLGAPADDAFVRLGDAFHTRLPAAPLPAPYVVGFSDEVARLLGLPASLAAQPGFAELFAGNPTRDWPAHALPYASVYSGHQFGVWAGQLGDGRALTVGELAGADGRRYELQLKGGGRTPYSRMGDGRAVLRSSIREFLCSEAMHHLGIPTTRALTVIGSDQPVIREEIETSAVVTRVSESFVRFGHFEHFFSNDRPDLLRQLADHVIDRFYPDCRDADDPYLALLEAATLRTADLVAQWQAVGFCHGVMNTDNMSILGLTIDYGPFGFVDAFDANHICNHSDTSGRYAYRMQPRIAHWNCYCLAQALLPLIGLQHGIADDDARAERAVEDAQAVLAKFPERFGPALERAMRAKLGLELERENDAALANQLLETMHASRADFTLTFRRLAQLSKHDASRDAPVRDLFIDREAFDAWANLYRARLSDETRDDAARAAAMNRVNPKYVLRNHLAEVAIRRAKEKDFSEVERLAQVLRRPFDEQPEHESYAALPPDWAGSLEVSCSS
- the msrB gene encoding peptide-methionine (R)-S-oxide reductase MsrB; protein product: MSHDSDDKTFPYRKDDAELRRRLTPLQYEVTQHAATERAFTGEYTDTEDAGIYRCVVCSTPLFESGAKFHSGCGWPSYFKPLNGEVIDERIDRSHGMVRVEVRCNHCGAHLGHVFEDGPRDKTGLRYCINSAALNFESRPENE
- a CDS encoding septation protein A, whose protein sequence is MKFLFDLFPIILFFAAFKVWGIFTATAVAIAATLAQVAWVAFRHRKVDTMLWVSLGVIVVFGGATLVLHDEKFIQWKPTVLYWLFAIGLLAARYAFGNNLIEKMMGKQLTLPHPVWDKLNVAWALFFAVLGVANLYVVHNFTESQWVNFKLFGTTGAMVVFIILQSLWLTKYLKDE
- a CDS encoding BolA family protein; translated protein: MTDAFLDASPDARIALIEARLTAALSPASLAVRDDSAQHAGHAGAAAGGHYTVTIVSAAFAGKPRVARHRLVYDALADAMQRGIHALAIVAYTPEEFNESSIKSH
- a CDS encoding peptidylprolyl isomerase, with translation MILKSPRLWVAAAAFAAAPAFAQNIAVVNGTPIPKSRADAMVAQLVQQGQTDSPQLQQAVRQELVNREILMQEAIRRGIPNRADVKAQVAVAQQTVVLRAMIEDFLKKNQPTDAEVKARYDDLVKGVGGNREYHLHHILVDNEQQAKDLIAKIKAGAKFEDLAKQYSKDPGSGKNGGDLDWSDPKAYVPEFAAAAQKLQKGQMTDEPVKTQFGWHIIRVDDIRDVAPPPFDQVKAQIAQQLVQQKLQAFEEGLRQQAKIQ
- a CDS encoding acyltransferase family protein → MKPDSNGGSSRGAHAHLHSIQILRAVAAFLVAFWHFAAAMTTYHHAPAWINTRNFAAIGNAGVDLFFVISGFIIFHTHRHDSAGGAAAGRFLQRRALRIYPLYWLWTTALVAMWGMHAVLKTHHPTLHYLICSYLLWPAPNQDGVWRPFLEQGWTLGYEFYFYLAFAAAIALGLRRLLLPFLAGVFLTIGLASYLLDAPTSVTTLTCAQLIVEFLLGIVAAMAYAHVRAGWTRAATLRTGVLLAGAGVLGLFGAALAGADGVGNPPMELFVGHAPRALLYGGPAFMLVLGAVLIDSVRPVGLRGLVFLGDASYSIYLTHGFVVAGIATALKHGAGQQIGADWIVAGGIALAAALGAGAYRLVERPVLAFFAKVLATGRPRRAGAVEA
- a CDS encoding GNAT family N-acetyltransferase, producing MWFDPNAPVEVVTLRDERPRDADAIARVIVAAFAAEPQHGQFERRIVDTLRADDALSVSLVAERDGRVIGHVAFSPVSIGGEPAGAQRWYGLAPLAVSPDCQRRSVGAGLVRTGLDALRRLGARGCVVLGEPAYYARFGFAPSGDIVFPGVPPGYFLAQSFDEAAPRPSGAVRYHDVFHPV